The Mycolicibacterium flavescens genome has a segment encoding these proteins:
- the rimM gene encoding 16S rRNA processing protein RimM, with the protein MDLVVGRVAKAHGIAGEVVVDVRTDDPDARFAAGTSLRGRPAKGGPEREYRIESVREHGGRLLVRFDGIDNRNAADALRGILFLVDSQELPPIDDPDEYYDHQLEGLRVRTTNGDDIGTVTEVLHTAAGELLAVRADEREVLVPFVSAIVTSVSLADEVIEIDPPDGLLEI; encoded by the coding sequence ATGGACCTCGTTGTCGGGCGCGTGGCCAAAGCGCACGGCATCGCCGGTGAAGTGGTGGTGGACGTCCGCACCGACGATCCCGATGCGCGGTTTGCAGCCGGGACGTCGTTGCGCGGGCGACCCGCGAAGGGCGGTCCCGAGCGCGAGTACCGGATCGAGTCGGTCCGTGAACACGGCGGCCGTCTGCTGGTCCGGTTCGACGGCATCGACAACCGCAACGCCGCCGACGCGCTGCGCGGAATCCTGTTCCTCGTCGACTCGCAGGAACTGCCACCGATCGATGACCCCGACGAGTACTACGACCATCAACTCGAGGGCCTGCGGGTGCGGACAACAAACGGCGACGACATCGGCACCGTCACCGAGGTGCTGCATACGGCCGCCGGTGAGCTGCTCGCGGTCCGCGCTGACGAACGCGAAGTTCTGGTGCCGTTCGTCAGCGCGATCGTGACGTCGGTGTCGTTGGCTGACGAGGTCATCGAAATCGACCCGCCGGACGGCCTGCTGGAGATCTGA
- the rnhB gene encoding ribonuclease HII: MPATWPPRTVIRKSSGLRTLESALYRSGLGPVAGVDEVGRGACAGPLVVAACVLGPNRLESLSALDDSKKLNEKERERLFPLIRRYALAYHVVFIPSHEVDRRGVHVANIEGMRRAVAGLSVRPGYVLSDGFRVPGLSAPSLPVVGGDAAAACIAAASVLAKVSRDRLMVKMEAEHPGYGFALHKGYSTPAHSAALAELGPCSQHRHSFINVRRVATAAGIRVVTELVDSRHVGPPEQCDEAG; encoded by the coding sequence TTGCCGGCGACGTGGCCTCCGCGCACTGTGATCCGGAAATCCTCGGGGCTGCGCACCCTGGAATCTGCGCTGTATCGCAGCGGCCTCGGGCCGGTCGCCGGCGTCGACGAGGTCGGCCGCGGCGCGTGTGCGGGCCCCCTCGTCGTCGCCGCCTGTGTTCTCGGTCCGAATCGGTTGGAGAGCCTCTCGGCGCTCGACGATTCGAAGAAGCTCAACGAAAAGGAGCGCGAGCGCCTTTTCCCCCTGATTCGGCGTTACGCCCTGGCTTACCACGTGGTGTTCATCCCCTCCCATGAGGTCGATCGCCGCGGCGTGCATGTGGCCAACATCGAGGGCATGCGCCGCGCGGTCGCGGGCCTGTCCGTGCGACCGGGCTATGTGCTGTCCGACGGTTTCCGCGTCCCCGGGCTGTCGGCGCCGTCGCTTCCGGTGGTCGGCGGCGATGCGGCCGCGGCGTGCATCGCGGCGGCCAGCGTGCTGGCCAAGGTCAGCCGCGACCGTCTGATGGTGAAGATGGAAGCCGAACACCCTGGGTACGGCTTCGCGCTTCACAAGGGCTACAGCACGCCGGCGCACAGCGCGGCGCTGGCCGAGCTGGGGCCCTGTAGCCAACACCGGCACTCGTTCATCAATGTGCGCCGGGTGGCCACGGCGGCAGGAATCAGAGTGGTGACCGAACTGGTTGACTCCCGTCACGTGGGTCCACCGGAGCAATGTGACGAAGCCGGGTAG
- a CDS encoding beta-lactamase class A: protein MSRRPSLLVKTIAIVAAAIVVVAGYETQAHDAPSTVIAPQGGSGPLPDARPDEPAASFGGLVARTRRATEQAAETGADLSVAVLDRNTGTFVSNGNNEAMPIASVVKLFIADDLLLQESQGKTEIPPEDRKALDAMLRSSDDSAAEIFWNRGGGSEIVSRVTARYGLRATSTPYNGRWFNTLSTTGDLVRYYSELLSGGGGLPPDKTDVIVSNLARSTPTAPDGTMPGGIYPQRFGIPEGLYEERVAVKQGWFCCWNGGNWVHWSTGAIGTDRRFVMAIASMQPADDATARDTMTQAVKTMFPGGRI, encoded by the coding sequence ATGAGCCGGCGGCCGTCTTTGCTGGTCAAGACGATCGCAATCGTCGCCGCCGCGATCGTGGTCGTCGCTGGGTACGAGACGCAAGCACACGACGCGCCATCGACCGTCATCGCGCCGCAGGGCGGCTCCGGACCGCTGCCCGACGCCCGGCCCGATGAGCCCGCCGCCTCCTTCGGCGGGCTCGTCGCCCGCACGCGCCGGGCCACCGAGCAGGCCGCCGAGACCGGTGCCGACCTCTCCGTCGCCGTGCTCGACCGCAATACCGGAACCTTCGTGTCCAACGGCAACAACGAGGCGATGCCGATCGCGTCGGTGGTCAAGCTGTTCATCGCCGACGACCTGCTGCTGCAGGAATCGCAGGGGAAGACCGAAATCCCGCCCGAGGACCGTAAGGCGTTGGATGCGATGCTGCGGTCATCCGATGACAGCGCGGCCGAGATCTTCTGGAATCGCGGCGGCGGCAGCGAGATCGTTTCGCGCGTCACCGCGCGGTACGGCCTGCGCGCGACCAGCACGCCGTACAACGGCCGCTGGTTCAACACCTTGAGCACCACGGGAGATTTGGTGCGGTACTACTCAGAGTTGCTCTCGGGCGGCGGCGGCCTACCCCCCGACAAGACCGACGTCATCGTGTCGAACCTGGCCAGGTCGACTCCGACGGCGCCCGACGGCACCATGCCCGGCGGTATCTACCCGCAGCGGTTCGGCATCCCCGAAGGGCTCTACGAGGAGCGGGTGGCGGTCAAGCAGGGCTGGTTCTGTTGCTGGAACGGCGGAAACTGGGTGCACTGGTCCACCGGGGCGATCGGCACCGATCGTCGATTCGTCATGGCGATCGCATCGATGCAGCCCGCCGACGACGCCACCGCACGCGACACGATGACGCAGGCGGTCAAGACCATGTTCCCCGGCGGCCGAATCTAG
- a CDS encoding virulence factor Mce, translating to MKRYLLRPLVGLASIAALVAVFALAASLFRGDFADTVPVTVISQRAGLVMNPDAKVEIRGVQVGRVEAIEELPSGEAALHLAMDPSRLDAIPANALVDIASPTVFGAKQVQFVFPEEPSPQSLRAGQVIEAQHVMVEVNTVFEQLTSVLSTIEPAKLNATLGAIAQAVSGRGQKFGKMLSDLDSYLATLEPSLPALNRDLELAPGVLRAYADASGDLVSIADNAATISESIVDKQDDLDAALVSVIGLADVGNEVIAQNRQALTDVVRLLVPTTSLTNEYNQALWCALAGIVESAHFPPLKAPGVEVLAGFLWAQERYRYPLDLPKAGAEGGPQCTGLPKLPFETAAPYVVADTGTNPWRRTYPGIVLNADIIKQIMFPDTETAGPPRNTAQIGMPG from the coding sequence GTGAAGCGTTATCTGCTGCGCCCGCTCGTCGGATTGGCGTCGATCGCCGCACTCGTGGCGGTGTTCGCTTTGGCGGCGAGCCTATTTCGCGGCGACTTCGCCGATACCGTTCCGGTGACTGTGATCTCGCAGCGCGCCGGCCTGGTGATGAATCCCGATGCCAAGGTCGAAATCCGTGGCGTCCAGGTGGGACGGGTAGAGGCGATCGAAGAACTGCCCAGCGGTGAGGCGGCACTGCATCTGGCGATGGATCCTTCGCGGCTCGATGCGATTCCGGCCAACGCGCTCGTCGACATCGCGTCGCCAACGGTGTTCGGCGCCAAACAAGTCCAATTCGTCTTTCCCGAAGAGCCGTCACCCCAATCGCTGCGCGCCGGTCAGGTGATCGAGGCCCAGCATGTGATGGTCGAGGTGAACACCGTCTTCGAGCAGCTGACCTCGGTGCTGTCCACGATCGAACCGGCGAAACTGAATGCCACGCTCGGTGCGATCGCCCAAGCCGTATCCGGTCGTGGACAGAAGTTCGGCAAGATGCTTTCCGACCTCGACTCCTACCTCGCGACGCTCGAGCCCAGCCTGCCGGCGCTCAACCGCGATCTGGAACTGGCTCCCGGAGTGCTTCGCGCATACGCAGACGCGTCAGGGGATCTCGTGTCGATCGCCGACAACGCGGCGACCATCAGCGAGTCCATCGTCGACAAACAAGACGATCTCGATGCGGCGCTCGTCAGCGTGATCGGGCTCGCCGATGTCGGCAACGAGGTGATCGCGCAGAACCGTCAGGCGCTGACCGACGTCGTGCGGCTGTTGGTCCCGACCACATCATTGACCAACGAATACAACCAGGCGTTGTGGTGTGCGCTGGCCGGCATAGTCGAGTCAGCGCATTTCCCACCGTTGAAAGCGCCGGGCGTCGAGGTGCTGGCCGGCTTCCTGTGGGCGCAGGAGCGGTATCGCTATCCTCTGGATCTGCCCAAGGCAGGCGCCGAGGGCGGTCCGCAGTGCACCGGGCTGCCGAAGCTGCCGTTCGAGACCGCCGCACCGTATGTGGTGGCAGACACCGGTACCAATCCGTGGCGACGCACCTATCCGGGCATCGTCCTCAATGCCGACATCATCAAGCAGATCATGTTCCCCGACACAGAAACCGCTGGGCCGCCCCGTAATACAGCACAGATCGGAATGCCGGGATGA
- a CDS encoding Protein of uncharacterised function (DUF2469), with protein sequence MSAEDLEKYETEMELSLYREYKDIVGQFSYVVETERRFYLANSVELVPRNSDGEVYFELRLADAWVWDMYRPARFVKQVRVITFKDVNIEEVEKPELRLPE encoded by the coding sequence ATGAGTGCCGAGGATCTCGAGAAATACGAAACCGAGATGGAGCTCTCGCTCTACCGCGAATACAAGGACATCGTCGGCCAGTTCAGTTACGTGGTGGAGACCGAGCGCAGGTTCTACCTCGCCAACAGCGTCGAACTGGTGCCGCGCAACTCCGACGGAGAGGTCTATTTCGAGCTGCGGTTGGCCGACGCCTGGGTGTGGGACATGTACCGGCCCGCCCGCTTCGTCAAACAGGTCCGCGTGATCACCTTCAAGGACGTCAATATCGAAGAGGTCGAAAAGCCCGAATTGCGGCTCCCGGAATAG
- the trmD gene encoding tRNA (guanine-N1)-methyltransferase, which produces MRIDVVTIFPAYLEPLRQSLPGRAIESGIVQLEVHDLRRWTHDVHRSVDDAPYGGGPGMVMKAPVWGAALDEICSEQTLLVVPTPAGRLFRQADASAWATEKHLVFACGRYEGIDQRVVEDAARRMRVEEVSIGDYVLPGGESAALVMIEAVVRLLPDVLGNPQSHQQDSHSEGILEGPSYTRPPSWRGLDVPDVLLSGDHAKVAAWRREQGLERTRERRPDLLD; this is translated from the coding sequence ATGCGAATAGACGTTGTGACGATCTTCCCGGCCTACCTCGAACCTCTGCGGCAGTCATTGCCGGGCAGAGCTATTGAATCCGGCATCGTGCAACTGGAGGTACACGATCTGCGCCGCTGGACGCATGACGTGCACCGCTCGGTCGACGACGCGCCCTACGGCGGCGGACCGGGGATGGTGATGAAGGCGCCGGTGTGGGGCGCGGCACTCGACGAGATCTGTTCGGAACAAACGCTTCTGGTGGTGCCGACGCCTGCGGGACGACTGTTCCGGCAGGCCGACGCCAGCGCATGGGCAACCGAGAAACACCTGGTGTTCGCATGTGGACGCTACGAGGGAATCGACCAGCGCGTCGTCGAGGACGCGGCGCGCCGCATGCGCGTCGAGGAGGTGTCGATCGGTGACTACGTGTTGCCCGGGGGCGAGTCGGCGGCACTGGTGATGATCGAGGCCGTCGTGCGGTTGCTGCCCGACGTGCTCGGCAATCCGCAGTCACATCAACAGGATTCACATTCCGAAGGCATCCTCGAGGGTCCGAGCTACACCCGGCCGCCCAGCTGGCGGGGCCTCGACGTACCCGATGTCCTGCTCTCCGGCGACCACGCCAAGGTCGCCGCATGGCGTCGCGAACAAGGATTGGAGCGCACCCGCGAGCGTCGACCCGACCTGCTCGACTGA
- the rplS gene encoding 50S ribosomal protein L19, whose translation MNTLDFVDQTSLRDDIPDFGPGDTVNVHVKVIEGSKERIQVFKGVVLRRQGGGVRETFTVRKESYGVGVERTFPVHSPNVDHIDVVTRGDVRRAKLYYLRELRGKKAKIKEKR comes from the coding sequence ATGAACACGCTGGACTTCGTCGATCAGACATCACTGCGCGACGACATCCCGGACTTCGGTCCCGGCGACACCGTCAACGTGCACGTCAAGGTCATCGAGGGCTCCAAGGAGCGCATCCAGGTCTTCAAGGGTGTGGTCCTGCGTCGCCAGGGTGGCGGTGTCCGGGAGACCTTCACCGTGCGCAAGGAGAGCTACGGCGTCGGCGTCGAGCGGACCTTTCCGGTGCATTCGCCCAACGTCGACCACATCGACGTCGTGACCCGTGGTGACGTACGTCGCGCCAAGCTGTACTACCTGCGTGAGCTGCGCGGCAAGAAAGCCAAGATCAAGGAAAAGCGCTGA
- the sipT gene encoding signal peptidase I has translation MTGSSEPDESSAEHRPETAEPDSETEKPKKKGGALREFAILISIALVIYYVMLTFVARPYLIPSESMEPTLHGCPGCTGDRIMVDKLTYRFSSPEPGDVVVFKGPPNWNINYRSIRSDNTAIRWVQNVLSVVGFVPPDENDLVKRIIAVGGQTVECRAATGLTVDGKRLDEPYLDPETMQADPAIYPCLGNEFGPVEVPEGRLWVMGDNRTHSADSRAHCTNTPADAQKGLLCTGDPTAGTVPVDNVIGKARFIAWPPSRWGGVGSENPQT, from the coding sequence GTGACCGGTTCCTCAGAGCCCGACGAATCATCAGCCGAGCACCGGCCCGAGACCGCCGAGCCGGACAGCGAGACGGAAAAGCCCAAGAAAAAGGGCGGTGCGCTCCGAGAATTCGCGATCCTCATCTCGATCGCGCTCGTCATCTATTACGTCATGCTCACGTTCGTCGCCCGGCCGTATCTGATTCCGTCGGAGTCGATGGAACCGACCCTGCACGGCTGCCCTGGCTGCACCGGCGACCGGATCATGGTCGACAAGTTGACCTACCGGTTCTCGTCACCCGAGCCCGGCGACGTCGTCGTGTTCAAGGGCCCGCCGAACTGGAACATCAACTACCGGTCGATCCGCTCGGACAACACCGCGATCCGATGGGTGCAGAACGTGCTCTCGGTCGTCGGATTCGTCCCGCCCGACGAGAACGACCTCGTCAAGCGGATCATCGCGGTGGGCGGCCAGACGGTGGAATGCCGAGCGGCGACCGGGTTGACCGTCGACGGCAAGCGGCTCGACGAGCCGTACCTGGACCCCGAGACCATGCAGGCGGACCCCGCGATCTATCCATGCCTGGGAAATGAGTTCGGGCCGGTCGAAGTGCCTGAAGGCCGGTTGTGGGTCATGGGGGACAACCGCACCCACTCGGCTGATTCCCGCGCGCACTGCACCAACACCCCGGCCGACGCCCAGAAGGGTCTGCTGTGCACGGGCGACCCGACGGCGGGCACCGTCCCGGTGGACAATGTCATCGGAAAGGCGCGGTTCATCGCATGGCCCCCCTCCCGTTGGGGTGGCGTGGGCAGCGAGAACCCGCAGACGTAA
- a CDS encoding putative RNA-binding protein: protein MSSVVVDAVEHLVRGIVDNPDDVRVDMVTSRRGRTVEVHVHPDDLGKVIGRGGRTATALRTLVAGIGGRGIRVDVVDTDQ from the coding sequence GTGAGTTCTGTCGTCGTCGACGCGGTCGAACACCTCGTGCGCGGAATCGTCGACAACCCCGACGACGTCCGCGTCGACATGGTGACCAGCCGGCGTGGTCGCACCGTCGAGGTTCACGTTCACCCCGATGACCTGGGCAAGGTGATCGGCCGCGGTGGGCGCACCGCGACCGCGCTGCGCACACTGGTCGCCGGTATCGGCGGTCGCGGTATCCGCGTCGACGTGGTGGACACCGACCAGTAG
- a CDS encoding putative secreted protein gives MTPAGQLPTISRRAALGAFGLGAAAMATAPQAAGQLDQGYEAMLMKCIDPRFTTETWKYMSGRGWQNNYSQFAFAGGPVGAVAPAFAGWHETFWENLAISVDLHWLTRLIGMAHRDCGAAAVAYGDRGLTDKVYETEMLSGALRAFREEAGRRQPALVVELGIMDLNGVVEVVT, from the coding sequence ATGACTCCAGCTGGGCAACTGCCGACCATCTCGCGCCGGGCCGCACTCGGTGCATTCGGGCTGGGCGCCGCCGCCATGGCCACCGCGCCGCAAGCGGCGGGTCAGCTCGATCAGGGCTATGAGGCGATGCTGATGAAATGCATCGACCCTCGGTTCACCACCGAAACGTGGAAGTACATGTCCGGCCGCGGGTGGCAGAACAACTACAGCCAGTTCGCCTTCGCCGGCGGGCCGGTCGGCGCGGTGGCCCCGGCGTTCGCCGGCTGGCACGAGACGTTCTGGGAGAACCTCGCGATCTCGGTGGACCTGCATTGGCTGACGCGGTTGATCGGTATGGCACACCGCGACTGCGGCGCAGCGGCAGTGGCCTACGGCGACAGGGGGCTGACCGACAAGGTGTACGAGACCGAGATGCTGTCGGGGGCGTTGCGGGCATTCCGGGAGGAGGCCGGCCGGCGTCAGCCTGCCCTCGTCGTCGAACTCGGCATCATGGATCTGAACGGAGTTGTCGAAGTCGTCACCTGA